In Notamacropus eugenii isolate mMacEug1 chromosome 1, mMacEug1.pri_v2, whole genome shotgun sequence, one genomic interval encodes:
- the LOC140533031 gene encoding 7-alpha-hydroxycholest-4-en-3-one 12-alpha-hydroxylase-like → MAFWASVLIVLVTTVLVVLYRLGVFRQRRAREPPLDKGPIPWLGHAMDLYKDAANFLKRMQERHGDIFTIQLAGRYITCVADVFSFDAILKEHRSKLDFSEFASDLVFKIFDFRGSKSHRKMMKKNSLKHLMSTGLVGLTQAMMDSLKVVMLEPDADLRPGPQEWKQDGLFQYCYNIVFRAGYLALFGNSPINGKGGHAQDLLQSQKVFEEFRKFDILFPRIFHSVPLSKEKQEIRRLKHFFWDILSVRQMLEKDNVSGWIRSTQQSLADMGLSEIEQTKYNLPLLWASQSNTGVVSFWALLFLLKNPKALKAVKEETERVLSDMGQEMRPGGVPITVEYSMLQQTPVLDSVMEETLRMVMVSFLNRLVMEDMILKMDDGREYALRKGDIVSIFPYLFLHMDPEIYPDPTTFKYDRFMNPDGSRRVAFYKQGRRIKSPMLPWGAGPSICPGRFFALNEMKMFVFLMVAQYDIELVDQEVKIPSINLKRFGTGATQPIHDVQFRYRFRF, encoded by the coding sequence ATGGCATTCTGGGCTTCTGTGTTGATAGTCCTGGTGACCACTGTCCTGGTAGTACTATACAGGCTGGGTGTCTTTCGTCAGAGGAGAGCCAGAGAGCCTCCTCTGGACAAAGGCCCTATCCCCTGGCTGGGCCATGCCATGGACTTGTATAAGGATGCTGCCAATTTCCTGAAGAGGATGCAAGAACGTCATGGGGACATCTTTACTATTCAGCTTGCTGGCCGATACATCACCTGTGTCGCAGACGTTTTCTCCTTTGATGCCATTCTGAAGGAGCACAGAAGCAAGCTGGACTTCTCTGAATTTGCATCTGATCTGGTTTTCAAAATCTTTGATTTTCGAGGATCGAAAAGTCacagaaaaatgatgaagaaaaacagCTTAAAACACTTGATGAGTACTGGTTTAGTTGGTCTGACCCAGGCCATGATGGATAGTCTGAAGGTCGTGATGCTAGAACCTGATGCTGACTTGAGACCAGGACCCCAGGAGTGGAAGCAGGATGGTCTCTTTCAATACTGCTACAACATTGTCTTTAGAGCTGGTTACCTGGCCTTATTTGGCAACTCACCTATTAATGGCAAGGGAGGCCATGCTCAGGACCTCCTCCAATCCCAGAAAGTCtttgaggaattcagaaaatttgacattctcTTTCCTCGGATCTTTCATTCTGTGCCACTGTCCAAGGAGAAGCAAGAAATAAGGAGGCTCAAACACTTCTTCTGGGATATTCTCTCTGTaagacaaatgctggagaaagaTAATGTGAGTGGATGGATCCGTTCCACTCAGCAGAGTCTGGCTGACATGGGATTGTCTGAGATTGAACAGACCAAGTATAATCTGCCACTGCTCTGGGCTTCTCAGAGCAACACAGGTGTTGTGTCCTTCTGggccctcctcttcctcctgaaGAATCCCAAGGCTCTGAAGGCtgtgaaggaggagacagaaagagtcCTTAGTGATATGGGGCAAGAGATGAGACCAGGTGGAGTGCCCATCACTGTTGAGTATAGCATGCTGCAGCAGACCCCAGTGCTAGACAGTGTCATGGAGGAGACATTACGCATGGTGATGGTCTCTTTCCTGAACAGGCTTGTCATGGAGGACATGATCCTGAAAATGGATGATGGCAGGGAGTATGCCCTTCGCAAGGGAGATATAGTTTCCATCTTCCCATACCTTTTCCTCCATATGGATCCAGAAATCTACCCAGATCCCACTACATTCAAATATGACCGTTTCATGAATCCTGATGGCAGCAGAAGGGTAGCTTTCTACAAGCAAGGGAGAAGGATCAAATCACCCATGTTGCCATGGGGTGCTGGCCCTTCCATCTGTCCTGGCAGGTTCTTTGCCCTCAATGAGATGAAGATGTTTGTGTTTTTGATGGTTGCACAATATGACATAGAGTTGGTTGATCAGGAAGTGAAGATCCCTTCAATAAATTTGAAGCGATTTGGAACTGGTGCCACGCAGCCAATACATGATGTCCAGTTCCGGTATCGGTTTCGCTTCTAG